A single window of Mycoplasma bradburyae DNA harbors:
- a CDS encoding YgjP family zinc-dependent metalloprotease: MARLTSNNKIIRVLNYDIKIIKKKGIKNIYLKIKPPYGDIIVSCPLNCTDQFVVSFVLKKLEFINKSKQKVLAVAKLYNNTYQDNEIIYLWNKPHKLVLIDSKHKPSIAIEDNQIIFKVDKHLNHMQREKIFNNWYRKLLLQAMKPIINELELKMNIKANEYRVKNMKTKWGTCNVDKKRIWISLRLIKKPIECLLYVMVHEMVHLIETNHTKKFYKIVEHYLPNWKELNKLLKSS; the protein is encoded by the coding sequence ATGGCTAGATTAACAAGCAATAATAAAATCATAAGAGTTCTTAATTATGATATTAAGATCATAAAGAAAAAAGGGATTAAGAATATCTATCTAAAGATCAAACCTCCTTATGGCGATATTATTGTTAGTTGTCCTTTAAATTGTACGGATCAGTTTGTTGTTTCGTTTGTATTAAAAAAACTGGAGTTTATTAATAAATCTAAACAAAAGGTGTTAGCAGTAGCTAAACTATATAATAATACCTATCAAGATAATGAAATTATTTATCTTTGAAATAAACCACATAAGTTAGTTCTAATTGATTCTAAGCACAAACCAAGTATAGCTATTGAAGATAATCAGATTATCTTCAAAGTTGATAAACACCTAAACCATATGCAAAGAGAAAAAATCTTTAATAATTGATATAGAAAGCTTTTGTTACAAGCAATGAAACCGATTATTAATGAACTTGAACTAAAAATGAACATCAAAGCTAATGAATACCGAGTTAAGAATATGAAAACTAAATGAGGTACTTGTAATGTTGATAAAAAACGAATCTGAATTAGTTTAAGATTAATTAAGAAACCAATTGAATGCTTATTGTATGTCATGGTTCATGAAATGGTTCATTTAATCGAAACTAATCATACAAAAAAGTTCTACAAGATTGTAGAACATTATTTACCTAATTGAAAAGAACTTAATAAATTACTGAAGAGTAGTTAA